In a single window of the Anguilla rostrata isolate EN2019 chromosome 6, ASM1855537v3, whole genome shotgun sequence genome:
- the mrps10 gene encoding small ribosomal subunit protein uS10m translates to MNRQPTKKNNIGCCVIMAASAFLARTVRSLSVTLRVSSQFTRKLDAGKSHRRSRLPCISPSACVHTGVFQNTEIQNITVTDEPDALYQTVAVLVKGHDCAVLDSYEFFATMAAQELGIHVGKVCEPKKTIERMTLLKSVHIFKKHRVQYEMRTHYRCIELARVTGSTAKVYLEYIQRNLPEGVAMEVTKTELMKIPEHIQKPMWDSVPQVEQPSQREVSSRE, encoded by the exons ATGAATAGACAACCAAcgaagaaaaataacattggtTGCTGTGTTATCATGGCCGCCTCGGCGTTTTTAGCAAGGACTGTTCGTTCTCTGTCTGTGACATTACGAGTTTCTTCGCAG TTTACAAGGAAACTTGACGCAGGCAAGAGTCACCGAAG GAGTAGACTCCCCTGCATCAGTCCTTCGGCATGTGTCCACACAGGGGTTTTTCAGAACACCGAAATTCAAAAT ATCACTGTTACAGATGAGCCAGACGCTCTGTATCAGACGGTGGCCGTGCTGGTGAAGGGCCATGACTGTGCAGTTCTGGACAGCTATGAGTTCTTTGCTACGATGGCTGCACAGGAGCTGGGCATCCATGTCGGCAAAGT ATGCGAACCTAAAAAGACCATCGAGAGAATGACCCTCCTCAAGTCTGTTCACATTTTCAAGAAGCACAGAGTTCAGTACGAGATGAGGACCCACTATAGATGCATTGAG CTGGCACGTGTAACAGGCTCCACAGCAAAGGTGTACCTGGAATATATTCAGCGGAATCTGCCGGAAGGAGTGGCCATGGAGGTGACCAAG ACTGAGCTAATGAAAATTCCAGAGCACATCCAGAAACCCATGTGGGACTCAGTTCCCCAGGTGGAACAGCCCAGCCAAAGAGAAGTGAGCAGTAGGGAGTGA